From a single Rhodococcus jostii RHA1 genomic region:
- a CDS encoding IS3-like element ISRhosp1 family transposase (programmed frameshift) produces the protein MGRQSLYTEEFRKDAVALYRAADGKRTYADVAADVGVSGETLRTWVRKDTAARNARSQDRSTGADGTEADELARLRAENARLRGAGKGMAARTRDSAPGSRVFRKGGEVKTRRWDFISDHRAEFGVQRLCRALGTSRSAYYKHLITEPARIERQAEEAATVAEIRAIHTEHRSAYGAPRVHAELRSRGRKINRKRVTRLMRIHHVVGRHLRRSKRTTIADKSAPSVPDLVMRDFTATAVDTKWCGDITYIPVGSSWLFLATVIDICSRRVVGWSIADHMRTELVTDAIEMAVRTRGGDVGGVIFHSDRGSQYTAASFVDVCRRHGIQQSRGRVGSSYDNALAESFFQGLKREWLHGRSWTSKSQARLELFEWLSYFNRRRRHSALGYLTPVEFEQRLIASSTLSVAA, from the exons GTGGGACGCCAGTCTCTGTACACGGAGGAATTCCGGAAAGACGCGGTCGCGTTGTACCGCGCGGCCGACGGTAAACGCACGTACGCGGATGTGGCCGCGGATGTGGGCGTCAGTGGCGAGACGCTACGGACGTGGGTCCGCAAGGACACCGCCGCCCGTAACGCGCGCTCGCAGGACCGCAGTACCGGCGCCGACGGGACCGAGGCGGACGAGCTCGCGCGGCTGCGCGCGGAGAACGCGCGGCTGCGCGGTGCGG GAAAAGGAATGGCAGCTCGAACGCGAGATTCTGCGCCGGGCAGCCGCGTATTTCGCAAAGGAGGTGAAGTGAAGACCCGCCGCTGGGACTTCATCTCCGACCATCGCGCCGAGTTCGGCGTGCAGCGGCTGTGCCGGGCGCTCGGGACCTCCCGTTCCGCCTACTACAAGCACCTGATCACGGAGCCGGCCCGAATCGAGCGGCAGGCCGAGGAAGCCGCGACAGTCGCCGAGATCCGCGCAATCCATACCGAGCACCGGAGCGCCTACGGCGCCCCGCGGGTTCACGCCGAACTCCGCTCCCGCGGACGCAAGATCAACCGCAAACGGGTGACCCGGCTGATGCGAATCCACCACGTGGTGGGCAGGCACCTGCGCCGCAGCAAGCGCACGACCATCGCGGACAAGTCGGCTCCGTCGGTGCCGGATCTGGTGATGCGAGACTTCACCGCTACGGCTGTCGATACCAAGTGGTGTGGGGACATCACCTACATCCCGGTGGGATCCTCGTGGTTGTTCTTGGCCACGGTGATCGACATCTGCTCACGCCGGGTGGTGGGCTGGTCGATCGCTGACCACATGCGCACCGAGCTCGTCACGGACGCGATCGAGATGGCGGTGCGCACCCGCGGTGGTGACGTCGGTGGCGTTATCTTCCACAGCGATCGCGGATCACAGTACACCGCAGCATCTTTCGTCGATGTCTGCCGCCGTCATGGGATTCAGCAAAGTCGAGGACGGGTCGGGTCAAGTTACGATAATGCTCTCGCCGAGTCGTTCTTCCAAGGACTCAAGAGGGAGTGGCTGCACGGACGGAGTTGGACGTCGAAGTCGCAGGCACGGCTGGAGCTGTTCGAGTGGCTCTCGTACTTCAATCGACGTCGCCGTCACTCCGCCCTCGGATACCTCACCCCAGTGGAGTTCGAACAACGACTCATCGCGTCGTCTACGCTGTCAGTTGCCGCATGA
- a CDS encoding aldehyde dehydrogenase family protein, giving the protein MPQAATTTNLINGEWREMATVHEVRNPVDDSVVGQITFGGAAEAEQAATAAAEAFQPWADTPVRERAALLSRTAALIEDRADEIGTLLAREAGKRKPEAIGEVRFAAEYFRWFAEEVRRPIGAVHAHEAANRRHLSIHRPAGVVASLTPWNYPVSIQARKLAPALAAGCTVVARVRLPLESGHRISCGN; this is encoded by the coding sequence ATGCCGCAGGCAGCGACTACAACGAACCTCATCAATGGCGAATGGCGCGAGATGGCGACGGTGCACGAAGTGCGTAATCCCGTTGACGACTCAGTTGTTGGCCAGATCACCTTCGGCGGGGCCGCCGAGGCGGAACAGGCTGCCACCGCGGCGGCTGAAGCGTTCCAGCCTTGGGCGGATACCCCGGTGCGTGAGCGCGCGGCGCTGTTGAGCCGGACCGCAGCGCTGATCGAAGATCGAGCCGACGAGATAGGCACATTGCTCGCTCGCGAGGCTGGCAAACGCAAACCTGAAGCAATCGGTGAAGTTCGGTTCGCCGCCGAGTACTTCCGTTGGTTCGCCGAAGAGGTCCGCCGCCCTATCGGCGCGGTCCACGCACACGAAGCTGCCAATCGCCGGCATCTCAGTATTCACCGGCCTGCCGGTGTAGTCGCCAGCCTCACCCCGTGGAATTACCCGGTCTCGATTCAGGCCCGCAAGCTTGCCCCTGCTCTAGCCGCTGGATGCACTGTGGTGGCGCGAGTGAGGTTGCCCCTTGAGAGTGGACACCGGATTTCATGCGGCAACTGA